Within Acidobacteriota bacterium, the genomic segment AGCTCCACCTGCAATTGGGAGCTCTTCACCTGAAACGGAACCAGATCAGTACCGCTCTCCGGCACCTGGAGAAGGCTGTCGAATACAACCGGTTGGCTCCGGAGGCATACTATCTTCTCAGCCGCGCCTACAGGAGGTCCGGCGCTTTCAGAGAGTCCGGTGAGGCCCTCGATCGTTATCGAGAGCTGCAAGAGCAGACCAGCCGACTGAACGAAGAGATTGCCAGAAGTCAGAGCCTCTACCAGAAAGGCATGAAACTTCTACAGGAGAGAAGGCTGGAACCTGCTCTGGAAGCATTCCGGGAGGCACTGGGACCACATCCCAATCAGGACATCTGTCACTACGGGATCGCTCAAGTGCTTGCGCTGAAGGGGGACTCCGGGGGCGCCATCGCTGCGCTGCAAAAGGCCATAGAAGCCAGACCGTACAGCGCAGCCTACTATCGTTCTCTCGCCGACATCCTGCAAAGCGTGAAGAGAACCGCCGAGGCCATCGAAGCTCTCAGCCAAGCTGTCAGCTTGGAGCCGGCCAACGGATCGCTCCATAACCAGTTGGGAAACCTCCATTTTGCGGCCAACGCATTCGAGAAGGCGCGGGCCGCCTATGAGAGAGCGATCCAGCTCGACTCCAGGAACGCCCTGTTTCACCTCAACCTCTCATCGGTTCTCCAACGATTGGGAAGAGTGCAGGAAGCCGCACGCCAGAGACAGATTTTTGAGCAACTCCTGTCCACGGGATCGAGTCCAAATTGAGGACGGCCGTTGGACGAAACGCATTCATCTGGTCAAACCTGTTGCTCGTTGCCGCTGGTGCGCCTGCGTCCCAGTCTTCCCCAAACGCCTATTTTTCAGACATCACCGAGCGTGCTGGAATCCGCTTTCGACATGTGAATTCCGCCAGCCCCGAGAAGTACCTGGTGGAAACAATGGGCTCCGGCGTGGCCCTTTTCGACTACGACGGGGACGGCCGGCTGGATATCTTCTTTGTCAATGGCGGACTCGTTCCGGGCGTGACCGATCCTTCACCCGTCCGGCACGCACTCTACCGCAACCTGGGGCAGGGACGATTCCGCGACCAGACCAGCGCCGCGGGAATCAAGGCCAGCCAGGGCTATGGACAAGGGGCTGCCGTGGCGGATTACGACGGCGACGGGGACGAAGACCTCCTGATCACCAACTTCGAAGGACGCAATGTCCTATATGCGAATCAAGGGGACGGGACTTTTGAAGACCAAACCGACGAGGCCGGAGTGGCAGGGGACGGGCGCTGGTCGGCAAGCGCGGCATTCCTGGACTTCGACAACGACGGGGACCTGGATCTCTATGTCACCAGGTACCTCGACCACAACTTCGGCAACAATCGTGTCTGTGGACCGTGGCTGGAGAAGGGCATTCGAACCTATTGCTCGCCCAAGGTCTACGACGGGCTCCCGGACCTGCTCTACCGGAACAACGGAAACGGCACCTTCACCGATGTCAGCGAGCAGGCGGGAATCGCCCGATATGCCGGAAAGAGCCTCGGAGTCGTCGCCGGGGACTTCGACTGGGATGGATGGATCGACATCTACGTCGCGAACGATTCCCAGGGGAACTACCTGTTCAGGAATCTTGGGAACGGTACGTTCGATGAGATCGGCCTCAATATGGGTGTGGCTTTCGATGAGAACGGGGCGCCCCAGGCCGGCATGGGAACCGATATGGCCGACTTCAATGGAGACGGCTTGCCCGATATTGCGGTTACGAATCTGGACGTTGAGTATCTTGCCCTCTACCTGAATCACGACTCTTTCTTCGAGGAGGTCGCGGCCCTCTTCGAAGTCAAATTGGCATCCCGGAATCTGGTGGGTTTCGGTGTTCGATTCCTCGATTTCGACAACGACAGCGACCTGGATATCCTGGCTGTCAACGGACACATCATCGACAACATCGTTCAGATCCGGCCAGGATCATCCTACGCTCAGCCCAAGCTGTTGTTCGAGAATCGGGACGGACGTTTCGTCAACCAGGCAGGTCGGCCTGGTGATCTCTTGTCTCGACCCCAGGTGAGCCGCGGTTTGGCCGTGGGTGACATTGATCAGGACGGGGACCTCGACGCCGTGGTCAGCAACTGTGGCCAAGGTCCGATGCTAATGTCCAACGACCACGGGAATGGAAAGAATTGGCTGGAAGTTCGCCTGAAGGGAATCGAGTCCAATTCGAACGGAATCGGCGCCAGGTTGGAGTTGTGGGTCGGAGACAAGCGGTTTCGAACACAGGTGCTGGGCGGGGCCAGTTATCTTTCAGCCTCACCCTATTGGGTGCACCTGGGGCTGGGAGAACGAACCGAAGTGGATGAGCTGACGATCCGATGGCCATCCGGCACCGTGGATACACTGAAGGGAATTC encodes:
- a CDS encoding tetratricopeptide repeat protein, which encodes MTSVCASPVSEGPGQVHFESARSLESRGDYKNALAAYLKAASSGRQWPYCLYVARVYLRLNEPGAAEENAAACSTLAPDCPAAQLTLAYVLGEKGEHARSEEVAERIMESDPQNAEAWYVSGRNRLAINDETQGETRLRKAIELNSELAHAHLELGTYYSQEKSTFEQALRSLERAQALGLGNFKLHLQLGALHLKRNQISTALRHLEKAVEYNRLAPEAYYLLSRAYRRSGAFRESGEALDRYRELQEQTSRLNEEIARSQSLYQKGMKLLQERRLEPALEAFREALGPHPNQDICHYGIAQVLALKGDSGGAIAALQKAIEARPYSAAYYRSLADILQSVKRTAEAIEALSQAVSLEPANGSLHNQLGNLHFAANAFEKARAAYERAIQLDSRNALFHLNLSSVLQRLGRVQEAARQRQIFEQLLSTGSSPN
- a CDS encoding CRTAC1 family protein, which gives rise to MNSASPEKYLVETMGSGVALFDYDGDGRLDIFFVNGGLVPGVTDPSPVRHALYRNLGQGRFRDQTSAAGIKASQGYGQGAAVADYDGDGDEDLLITNFEGRNVLYANQGDGTFEDQTDEAGVAGDGRWSASAAFLDFDNDGDLDLYVTRYLDHNFGNNRVCGPWLEKGIRTYCSPKVYDGLPDLLYRNNGNGTFTDVSEQAGIARYAGKSLGVVAGDFDWDGWIDIYVANDSQGNYLFRNLGNGTFDEIGLNMGVAFDENGAPQAGMGTDMADFNGDGLPDIAVTNLDVEYLALYLNHDSFFEEVAALFEVKLASRNLVGFGVRFLDFDNDSDLDILAVNGHIIDNIVQIRPGSSYAQPKLLFENRDGRFVNQAGRPGDLLSRPQVSRGLAVGDIDQDGDLDAVVSNCGQGPMLMSNDHGNGKNWLEVRLKGIESNSNGIGARLELWVGDKRFRTQVLGGASYLSASPYWVHLGLGERTEVDELTIRWPSGTVDTLKGIRANQRLQVIEGSHGSSQKLSHRPGPADAR